The following is a genomic window from candidate division WOR-3 bacterium.
GTATGTACAGTCGAACGGGCAACCGCGTGACGTGAGGACGACGCCATAATTCAACCTTTTATATATTGAGAAATCAGGGATGACCGGTGCGGGATGAGATCCAATAGAGGAGTCTATACCTGCTTTCCGAAGCAGCTCCGCGAGTTTTTCTTCGCCGTCTCCTGTTACGATGATATCCGCTCCTGAAAACCGTTTTGCATGTTTTTCACAGAGTGTGGCATAGATCCCGCCGAGGATTATTTTTGTCTTCGGAAATCTTCTTTTGAGTAATCTTATCGCTTCAAAGACACCGGGATACCAATAGGTCATTGCAGAGGTGACGAATATCATATCCGGGGTTGAAAGACTATTGAGTAATTCAATGAAAGACCCATGCGGCATGCCGTATCTTTTATAGTGTCGCGGCACCTCTTTGAATATTTTCGGCTTTGTGACAATTTCGTAGAGATATTTACCCCTGCCGTAAGGGTCGGTTTTTGTTCGGGTCGTATAATACGGGCTCAAGCGGTCCATACAGTCGATAAAGTCAAGTTCAAAACCGTTCTTCTTGAGCAGCGCGGCGATCATAAGAAGGCCGAGTGGTTTATTCCAGAAATCGAACGCCTTAAAATCATATACCCAGGGATTTATGAGCAACGCCCGCATAAGATAATGGTTGTGTTTTTTAAAAAATATTCTGTAAGATTAAATAATCTTCGCCGCTTGAGAGAGGTTGTCGAGG
Proteins encoded in this region:
- a CDS encoding radical SAM protein → MRALLINPWVYDFKAFDFWNKPLGLLMIAALLKKNGFELDFIDCMDRLSPYYTTRTKTDPYGRGKYLYEIVTKPKIFKEVPRHYKRYGMPHGSFIELLNSLSTPDMIFVTSAMTYWYPGVFEAIRLLKRRFPKTKIILGGIYATLCEKHAKRFSGADIIVTGDGEEKLAELLRKAGIDSSIGSHPAPVIPDFSIYKRLNYGVVLTSRGCPFDCTYCATKILCKKFKTLPEELIIAQLDYFNGKTNNIAFFDDALLYNEHFPAILEKIIQKKYTFNLHASNGLHCRFIDKEIARLMYRANFKTIYLSLETTNPEVQKQTGGKVNTKEFLDAVEVLKKTGFAPEQIHTYILYGMPEQEHQEIIDSIKLCHSLKVHPHLCEFSPIPHTREFEKTGFEKNVDPLYHNNLFYTWYYPHPKPDIYREIKTLLSQKA